Proteins encoded together in one Asterias rubens chromosome 4, eAstRub1.3, whole genome shotgun sequence window:
- the LOC117289471 gene encoding glycoprotein 3-alpha-L-fucosyltransferase A-like: MATAKQIFCGVFSVGLIIHVYYLLTTLPSVYKSVKMTNNHKGAHDPPPSRLFHSKVLSTNTKLLTSDQTTTDKKISPNSSASEGQCHYRVQLIGSRGFRRLNAKNIRCANHCNLELSVADGKKLLEGMDAVVFILMTTLTRLAAPANPTQAWIYHSRENPRNAGRGFTLPVHATWTYHPGSEISARYGFYEPGVPMTNQTKSPEEWVEGKSKLVAWISSNCHNTFWPRTAFVHELTKLIPIDMYGRCGNLKCDKTRKCSVDLLHQYKFYLSLENTECGDYITEKFWGKPLQQGAVPIVNGAPRKVYEELAPPNSFIYVGDYKNMKELADYLKLLDSKPELYANYLEWRYKGRSIAVPNPRWTPSAFCKVIPIIEKVKRGELKRVPVRNSQFAKSCRAPNRGQPVSTFGVKWVPW; encoded by the exons ATGGCGACAGCG AAACAAATCTTCTGTGGCGTTTTCAGTGTCGGTCTGATTATTCACGTATATTACTTGTTGACGACTTTACCAAGCGTCTATAAAAGTGTAAAGATGACGAACAATCACAAAGGTGCTCATGATCCGCCTCCTTCACGATTATTCCACAGCAAAGTACTGTCCACAAATACCAAATTACTAACAAGTGATCAAACTACCACCGACAAGAAGATTTCACCGAACTCTTCAGCATCCGAGGGCCAGTGTCATTACAGGGTCCAATTGATTGGAAGCCGCGGGTTTCGAAGATTAAATGCTAAAAACATACGTTGTGCCAATCACTGTAATCTTGAGCTCTCAGTCGCTGATGGAAAGAAACTCCTTGAAGGGATGGatgcagttgtcttcattttgaTGACCACCCTAACGCGCTTGGCCGCACCCGCAAACCCCACCCAGGCGTGGATATATCACTCACGGGAAAACCCGCGAAACGCCGGCAGAGGTTTCACCCTTCCAGTCCACGCCACCTGGACGTACCACCCGGGCTCTGAGATCAGCGCTCGGTATGGATTCTACGAACCAGGGGTGCCCATGACAAATCAGACAAAATCACCCGAAGAATGGGTTGAAGGAAAAAGCAAATTGGTCGCGTGGATATCCAGTAACTGTCACAACACTTTCTGGCCAAGGACTGCCTTTGTGCACGAATTAACGAAGTTGATTCCCATCGATATGTACGGCAGATGCGGGAACTTAAAATGCGATAAAACGAGGAAATGTTCGGTGGACTTGTTGCACCAATATAAATTTTACCTGTCATTGGAGAATACGGAATGTGGTGATTACATTACGGAGAAGTTTTGGGGGAAACCGCTCCAGCAAGGGGCTGTCCCGATCGTCAACGGCGCCCCCAGGAAAGTTTACGAGGAACTTGCACCGCCCAACTCATTCATTTACGTCGGTGACTACAAGAACATGAAAGAGCTAGCGGATTACCTAAAACTGTTGGACTCCAAACCTGAGCTGTATGCCAATTATTTAGAATGGCGATACAAGGGTAGGAGCATTGCAGTCCCGAACCCAAGGTGGACCCCCTCCGCCTTCTGCAAAGTTATACCGATAATAGAGAAAGTTAAACGGGGAGAGTTGAAGAGAGTACCGGTTAGAAACAGCCAATTCGCAAAATCGTGTAGGGCTCCAAACAGGGGTCAACCAGTGTCAACTTTCGGTGTAAAATGGGTCCCTTGgtga